CTCCGATGAGTTGGCCGGGACGCGGCCGATGAACCGGATGCTGCAGGGTGAGGTCGGATCGGGTAAGACCATCGTCTCGGTCCTGGCCATGCTGCAGATGGTCGACGCGGGAATGCAGTGCGCATTGCTGGCGCCCACCGAAGTTCTTGCTGCGCAGCATTATCGGTCGATCCGTGATGTTCTCGGACCATTGGCCATGGCCGGTGAACTGGGTGCCGCCGACGACGCGACCGGGGTCGCCCTGCTGACCGGCTCGATGTCCACGCAGCAGAAGCGGCAGGCCCGTGATCAGATCGCGTCAGGAACGGCCGGGATCGTGATCGGCACCCACGCTCTGATCCAGGAGTCGGTCGAGTTCTCCCGGCTCGGCATGGTGGTGGTCGACGAACAACACAGGTTCGGTGTCGAGCAGCGAGATCGATTGCGGGCCAAGGCCACCGGAGGCATCACGCCGCACCTGTTGGTGATGACGGCCACCCCGATCCCGCGCACGATAGCGCTGACCGTATTCGGGGATCTGGAGACCTCCACCCTTCGGGAACTGCCGCGCGGCCGGCAGCCGATCGCCAGCAACGTCATCTTCGCCAGGGACAAACCGGCATGGCTGGACAGGGCATGGGCGCGGATCACCGAGGAGGTCGCGGCCGGCCGGCAGGCGTACGTGGTCGCCTCGCGAATCGACGAGGAGCCCGACAAGAAGAACGCCTATGAGCATGGTCCGCCGCCGATCACGGTGTTGCAGATGCTGGACCGGCTACGCAGTGGTCCGCTGGCCGGTCTGCGGCTGGGCCTCATGCACGGTCGGCTGTCCGGTGAGGAGAAGGACGCGGTGATGTCGGCGTTCCGCGCCGGCGAGATCGATGTACTGGTGTGCACGACGGTGATCGAGGTCGGCGTCGACGTGCCCAACTCCACCATGATGGTGATCATGGACGCCGATCGGTTCGGTATCAGCCAGTTGCATCAGCTGCGCGGTCGTATCGGGCGCGGCAAGCACCCGAGCCTGTGCCTGCTGGTGACCCGGATGCCGGAGAGCTCCAAGGCCGCCGAGCGGTTGCGTGCGGTCGCCGGAACCCTCGACGGTTTCGCGTTGGCCGATCTCGATCTGCAGGAGCGTCAGGAAGGTGACGTGCTGGGCCACAACCAGTCCGGCCGGCTCACCACACTGCGTTTCCTGTCGTTGGCCGAGCATCTCGACATCATCCAGGAGGCACGTAGCTTCTGCGAACAGGCGTATCTGGACAACCCCGACCAGGGTGGCCTGGCGGTGCTGGCGGCCCCGTTCTCCGACACCGATCGCGTTCAGTATCTGGACAAATCGTGAAGCGGGTGGCGTTGCTCGCCGCAGGCGTCGCGCTGACCGTGCTGGTCGCCGTGCAGGTCGGTACCGAACCGGGTGCGGGCTCTTCCCGTTTCGTCGCCGAGGCCGATACGCCGACGCTGGCGCTCGGCGCCGATGTCCTGGCGGGCGTCACCGAGATTCCATCCCGGGTGCGCGGACACGATTACCGCCGCGACGCCTTCGGTGAGTCCTGGGATGACGACAACGACGCACCCGGCGGTCGCAACGGTTGCGATACCCGCAACGACATCCTCGATCGCGATTTGATCGAGAAGTCCTACGTCTCGATCAAGCGTTGTCCGACCGCGGTGGCTACCGGTACGTTGGTCGATCCTTATACCAACGAGACCATCGCGTTCGTGCGTGGCAACCAGATCGGTGCCTCGGTGCAGATCGACCACATCGTGCCGTTGGCGTTGGCCTGGGATCTCGGTGCCAGGAATTGGCCGGATGATCTGCGACTGCGGTTCGCCAATGACCCCGCGAATCTGATCGCCGTCGCCGGTGGCGCCAATCAGGACAAGGGTGACAGTGAGCCGGCGGTGTGGATGCCGCCCAACCGCGCGTTCTGGTGCCAGTACG
This DNA window, taken from Mycolicibacterium neoaurum, encodes the following:
- the recG gene encoding ATP-dependent DNA helicase RecG; its protein translation is MVALSDLLSHVLGTKAATSLEEAFGLRTVNDLLRHYPRKYSDGINVREEGEQIELEEGTHVTFVDTITKTDVRPMKAQHGKRQRKLLRVTLGDRNPPITATFFNADYLINSLVEGTRVMLSGEIGYFRNTVQLSHPAFLIIDSPTGRTIGTRSFAKIAEASGQSGDDVLAAFEKDFFPIYPATKKLQSWDIYACIKQVLAVLDPVPEVLPESILDRWDLISEDAALRAVHLAENAAERAAAHERLTYDEAVGLQWALVSRRYGELGETGPSAPVRGDGLLAALHKQLPFELTGGQREVLGVISDELAGTRPMNRMLQGEVGSGKTIVSVLAMLQMVDAGMQCALLAPTEVLAAQHYRSIRDVLGPLAMAGELGAADDATGVALLTGSMSTQQKRQARDQIASGTAGIVIGTHALIQESVEFSRLGMVVVDEQHRFGVEQRDRLRAKATGGITPHLLVMTATPIPRTIALTVFGDLETSTLRELPRGRQPIASNVIFARDKPAWLDRAWARITEEVAAGRQAYVVASRIDEEPDKKNAYEHGPPPITVLQMLDRLRSGPLAGLRLGLMHGRLSGEEKDAVMSAFRAGEIDVLVCTTVIEVGVDVPNSTMMVIMDADRFGISQLHQLRGRIGRGKHPSLCLLVTRMPESSKAAERLRAVAGTLDGFALADLDLQERQEGDVLGHNQSGRLTTLRFLSLAEHLDIIQEARSFCEQAYLDNPDQGGLAVLAAPFSDTDRVQYLDKS
- a CDS encoding HNH endonuclease family protein translates to MKRVALLAAGVALTVLVAVQVGTEPGAGSSRFVAEADTPTLALGADVLAGVTEIPSRVRGHDYRRDAFGESWDDDNDAPGGRNGCDTRNDILDRDLIEKSYVSIKRCPTAVATGTLVDPYTNETIAFVRGNQIGASVQIDHIVPLALAWDLGARNWPDDLRLRFANDPANLIAVAGGANQDKGDSEPAVWMPPNRAFWCQYAVQFAEVLRGYRLPVDMSSARVLREAAATCPIG